One window from the genome of Kaistella carnis encodes:
- a CDS encoding alpha/beta hydrolase, translated as MRFTLKSSEEDARPVYITGNFNKWNPRDLNFELKEISPNTYFIEINNEQLPDLIEYKFTRGGWENVEIDRFGNITPNRKVNKKKLETKDIVKKWRLNWAPFKEEFYPVVEIISEKFFIPQLNKTRKIWALLPHNYHQSSDSYPVLYLHDAQNLFNEGSAFGNWEIDKKMSILAEYGRGDIIIIAIENGSEDRNKEYVLDYNSIVQNAEGKKYIRFLADTLKPYVDSVYRTKSEREYTGIGGSSLGGLISIYSGFLYPEVYSKLMIFSPSLWLNPDYNFPQMNFKNPYDIKVYLYGGEQEGSEMTERIHLFEQQLEAFENTHSIQFEIRRSINPDGQHQEFYWSQEFPRAIEWLYYDTEDDPKELSQRAEINKNETSET; from the coding sequence ATGAGGTTTACTTTAAAATCAAGCGAAGAAGATGCCCGGCCGGTTTACATCACGGGGAATTTTAATAAATGGAATCCCAGAGATCTAAATTTTGAGTTGAAAGAAATTTCTCCAAATACCTATTTTATTGAAATTAATAATGAGCAACTACCGGACTTGATTGAATACAAATTTACGCGCGGCGGTTGGGAAAATGTCGAAATAGATCGTTTTGGAAATATTACACCCAACAGAAAAGTCAATAAAAAGAAACTAGAAACCAAAGATATTGTGAAGAAATGGCGTCTGAACTGGGCTCCATTTAAGGAAGAATTTTATCCTGTTGTTGAAATTATATCTGAAAAATTCTTTATTCCCCAACTCAATAAAACGCGTAAAATTTGGGCACTTCTGCCGCACAATTACCATCAAAGTTCTGATTCTTATCCTGTTTTATACTTGCATGATGCCCAAAATCTTTTTAATGAAGGTTCCGCTTTTGGAAACTGGGAAATCGATAAGAAAATGTCGATCTTAGCAGAATACGGACGGGGTGATATCATAATTATTGCGATAGAAAACGGTAGCGAAGACCGGAATAAAGAATATGTTTTGGATTATAATTCAATTGTTCAAAATGCGGAGGGCAAAAAATATATCCGCTTTTTGGCCGATACCCTAAAACCTTACGTTGATTCCGTTTACCGCACGAAATCTGAACGGGAATATACGGGAATTGGCGGCAGTTCTTTAGGTGGTTTGATCAGTATTTACAGTGGTTTTCTGTATCCGGAAGTGTATTCTAAACTGATGATTTTTTCCCCTTCACTTTGGCTAAATCCGGATTATAATTTTCCGCAGATGAACTTTAAAAATCCGTACGATATTAAAGTTTATCTGTACGGCGGTGAGCAGGAAGGTTCGGAAATGACGGAAAGAATTCACCTTTTCGAACAGCAGTTGGAAGCCTTTGAAAACACACATTCTATTCAGTTTGAAATAAGAAGAAGCATAAATCCGGACGGTCAGCATCAGGAGTTTTACTGGTCTCAGGAATTTCCGCGAGCGATAGAGTGGCTTTATTATGACACTGAAGATGATCCAAAAGAACTTTCACAACGTGCTGAAATCAATAAAAATGAAACGAGCGAAACTTAG
- a CDS encoding S46 family peptidase, with translation MNRKNILLSAILFPAVMAFGQQYGGMWIPTELNEKEMKDLGMKISAKDIFDPSKPSIKDAVVQFNGGCTAEIISPQGLLLTNHHCGYGIIQGHSSVKNDYLSDGFWAKDMNGELANPGVTVDFIADIKEVTGQVLAGTQNLDDKASQAAINANIEKVKAGFKLEDWQKVVIKPVYYGNKYYAYIIETYKDIRLVGAPPSSIGKFGSDTDNWVWPRHTGDFSMFRIYADKNNKPAEYSKDNIPYKPKYFLPVSIKDKQENDFTFVFGFPGRTTEYLPAIAVEKIMTEIDPAMIGVREVALKTLNEKMRTDNETRIKYASKYASVANYWKKWIGEVEGLKKSDAVGKKKVYEQTLIAKNPNIKPTIDQLNQLYTEQAPYALNRSYYSEVMRNAETLSLANQYLNFMQSYEEGKINDQNLSAFKNRLTSTYKDYSGELDAKVTAQLLALYANKTPEQFLPANFSQLKDADKNLDTVENWSKKSVVTGRGMMNGATAISDIDKVFANPAELIKNLKNDPIIQWTAAIKNTYLTKTEGKYAELQSQIDVLQKKFMAQQMETDKDRKFFPDANSTLRVTYGQVKGSNPKDAVYYGYQTHLAGVMEKYIPGDYEFDVPKKLVNIYNTKDYGIYKDKTGDVPVNFTATNHTTGGNSGSPALDANGNLIGLNFDRQWEGTMSDINFDPRFSRNIMVDTKYILFIVDKYADAKWLLKEMKIVK, from the coding sequence ATGAATAGAAAAAACATATTGCTGTCGGCAATACTTTTTCCGGCGGTCATGGCTTTCGGCCAACAGTATGGCGGCATGTGGATTCCCACGGAACTTAATGAAAAGGAAATGAAAGATTTGGGAATGAAAATCTCTGCGAAAGATATTTTTGACCCTTCAAAACCGAGTATTAAAGATGCAGTGGTCCAGTTTAATGGCGGTTGTACTGCAGAAATTATCTCACCCCAAGGTTTGCTGTTAACAAATCACCACTGTGGTTACGGAATCATTCAAGGACATTCTTCTGTTAAAAATGATTATTTAAGCGATGGTTTCTGGGCTAAAGATATGAATGGTGAATTGGCGAATCCCGGCGTAACGGTTGATTTTATCGCTGATATTAAGGAAGTAACAGGTCAGGTTCTGGCAGGCACTCAAAACCTAGATGACAAAGCAAGCCAAGCTGCAATTAATGCCAATATTGAAAAAGTGAAAGCTGGTTTCAAATTGGAAGACTGGCAAAAAGTGGTCATCAAACCGGTATATTACGGAAATAAATATTACGCGTATATTATCGAAACGTATAAAGACATCCGTTTGGTTGGCGCACCACCAAGTTCAATCGGTAAATTTGGTTCCGATACAGACAATTGGGTTTGGCCTCGTCATACCGGTGATTTCTCTATGTTTAGAATCTACGCTGATAAAAATAACAAGCCAGCAGAATATTCGAAAGATAACATTCCTTACAAACCGAAATATTTTCTACCCGTTTCCATTAAAGATAAACAAGAGAATGATTTCACTTTTGTATTTGGATTTCCAGGCAGAACAACGGAATATCTCCCGGCCATCGCAGTGGAAAAAATCATGACGGAAATTGATCCTGCAATGATCGGTGTTCGTGAAGTGGCTTTGAAAACTTTGAATGAAAAAATGCGGACCGATAATGAAACCAGAATTAAATATGCTTCTAAATACGCCTCTGTTGCTAATTATTGGAAAAAATGGATCGGTGAAGTTGAAGGTTTGAAAAAATCAGATGCTGTTGGAAAAAAGAAAGTCTATGAGCAAACTTTAATTGCAAAAAATCCAAACATTAAACCGACGATCGATCAGCTTAATCAATTGTATACCGAACAAGCTCCGTATGCGCTGAACCGCTCTTATTATTCAGAGGTGATGAGAAACGCTGAAACATTATCATTGGCAAATCAGTATCTGAATTTCATGCAAAGTTATGAGGAAGGTAAAATTAATGATCAAAATTTAAGTGCATTCAAAAACAGATTAACTTCTACTTACAAAGATTACAGTGGCGAACTTGATGCGAAAGTAACTGCGCAATTGCTCGCTCTTTATGCCAATAAAACACCGGAGCAATTTCTTCCTGCAAATTTCAGTCAGTTAAAAGATGCGGATAAAAATCTGGATACTGTAGAAAACTGGTCAAAAAAATCAGTCGTTACCGGAAGAGGAATGATGAATGGCGCAACTGCGATTTCTGATATTGATAAAGTTTTTGCAAATCCGGCAGAGCTCATCAAGAATCTGAAAAACGATCCAATTATTCAATGGACCGCTGCAATTAAAAACACGTATCTGACCAAAACAGAGGGTAAATATGCAGAACTTCAGTCCCAGATCGATGTGTTGCAAAAGAAATTTATGGCGCAGCAAATGGAGACCGACAAAGACCGCAAATTCTTCCCAGATGCGAATTCTACTTTGCGTGTAACTTACGGACAGGTGAAAGGATCTAATCCGAAGGATGCTGTTTATTACGGTTACCAAACCCATTTGGCGGGAGTGATGGAAAAATATATTCCGGGCGATTATGAATTTGATGTTCCGAAAAAACTGGTTAATATTTACAATACCAAAGATTACGGAATTTACAAAGACAAAACCGGTGATGTTCCTGTAAACTTTACGGCAACTAATCACACGACAGGTGGAAACTCCGGGAGTCCAGCGTTGGATGCGAATGGAAATCTGATCGGTCTAAATTTCGACCGCCAGTGGGAAGGAACAATGAGCGACATTAATTTCGATCCTCGTTTTAGCAGAAATATAATGGTAGATACCAAATATATTTTATTCATTGTTGATAAATATGCCGATGCAAAATGGCTGTTGAAAGAAATGAAAATAGTCAAATAA